From the genome of Acidobacteriota bacterium, one region includes:
- a CDS encoding efflux RND transporter periplasmic adaptor subunit has protein sequence MTHFTKLTSALAAVAVTAAIFSAGLWLQHSRDAWPFAPALLASASADSLPAAPSADAASSHSRVPITVTPSTMQQLGIRLEPATREALTEVVRAVATVVPDESRISHVHTRVSGWVEHLDVNTTGEMVRAGQPLAHIFSQELFSSQTEYLAIRKTTSASGLTSMVVAGGRTRLGVLGMTPADIDAIEQSGEPKRLFTVAAPRSGVVVDRGVTVGTSVDPSTTLLTIADLSRVWILAEVPETHIATVRLGTRAQLDFPGSGQVPFDARIDFIYPTLSERTRTLRVRLSAANPRGTLRPGLYGTVAFESTGPSVITVPRDAVVDTGVQQHVFVATGDHFEPRPVTLGVQLANRVEIRSGLAEGEPVVAAGVFLLDSESRLRATGGNGVHHGHGAPATTTKPTAAPADPHAGHR, from the coding sequence ATGACACATTTCACCAAACTCACGTCGGCTCTCGCCGCGGTCGCCGTGACCGCAGCCATCTTCAGCGCGGGGCTGTGGCTCCAGCACTCCCGCGACGCGTGGCCATTCGCGCCCGCTCTGCTGGCGTCCGCGTCAGCGGACAGCCTGCCGGCGGCTCCGTCCGCCGACGCCGCATCCAGCCACAGCCGGGTGCCGATCACCGTCACGCCGTCCACCATGCAGCAGCTCGGCATCCGTCTCGAGCCGGCCACGCGCGAAGCGTTGACCGAAGTGGTGCGGGCCGTGGCGACGGTGGTGCCTGATGAATCCCGGATTTCCCACGTGCACACCCGGGTCTCGGGCTGGGTGGAGCATCTCGACGTCAACACGACGGGCGAAATGGTTCGCGCCGGGCAGCCGCTCGCGCACATTTTCTCGCAGGAACTCTTCTCCTCCCAGACCGAGTACCTCGCCATCCGCAAGACGACCTCGGCTTCGGGCCTCACGAGCATGGTGGTAGCCGGCGGGCGCACGCGCCTGGGCGTGCTTGGCATGACGCCGGCAGACATCGACGCCATCGAGCAATCGGGCGAACCCAAGCGCCTGTTCACCGTCGCCGCGCCTCGCAGCGGCGTGGTCGTGGACCGCGGCGTGACGGTCGGCACGTCGGTCGATCCGTCGACGACGCTGCTGACCATTGCCGACCTGTCGCGCGTGTGGATTCTCGCCGAAGTGCCGGAAACCCACATCGCCACCGTGCGCCTCGGCACCCGGGCCCAGCTGGACTTTCCGGGCTCCGGTCAAGTCCCGTTTGACGCGCGGATCGACTTCATCTATCCGACGTTGTCCGAACGGACGCGCACGCTGCGCGTCCGCTTGTCAGCTGCCAATCCCCGGGGCACGCTCAGGCCAGGGCTCTATGGCACCGTGGCCTTCGAATCGACGGGCCCATCGGTAATCACCGTGCCACGTGATGCCGTAGTGGACACCGGGGTGCAGCAGCACGTCTTCGTCGCCACGGGCGATCACTTCGAGCCGCGGCCGGTCACGCTGGGGGTGCAACTCGCCAACCGCGTCGAGATCCGCAGCGGTCTCGCCGAGGGCGAACCCGTCGTGGCGGCGGGCGTGTTCCTGCTGGATTCGGAGAGCCGGCTGCGTGCCACGGGTGGCAACGGCGTTCACCACGGCCACGGCGCGCCGGCGACGACCACGAAACCCACGGCGGCGCCGGCTGACCCGCACGCGGGCCACCGGTAG
- a CDS encoding TolC family protein codes for MRSSRVVRFVVVLAIVACVRPPVAAAQAAPALPSPLSLADVIRVASERRDEIQAAHARIRAGEERPAIVSALDDPMLSPALDHLPFMWGGADVSVTIEQQFPLSGIRRHRRAAALADVDRLRADANRAVLDVSVQAANAFLMLQERRRTTALVDEQIAFARDIVSAANARYSGGTASQADVLRAEVEVARLEAAAKGLAGEVRSAEAMLNASLALDTDLPVPELVPLAFANPIPAWPTIKAALTARPELVAGRAEVARAEADVLVMRDMSRPMATIRTGPAYTMAEGRGWMAMVGVTLPIWRGKLHAGVAEAQAMRLMSEADLLAMTRMIEGDAAVAVNLLQASRDRQTALTRDVLPRARMVIEPAVAGYASGQLPLVSVIEAVQALWLVQSDLITADTTLGLAWARLGRAIGSYEAIIP; via the coding sequence ATGAGAAGTTCCAGAGTCGTCCGATTCGTCGTCGTGCTCGCGATCGTCGCGTGCGTCCGGCCGCCGGTTGCCGCCGCCCAAGCGGCGCCAGCACTCCCCTCGCCGCTCAGTCTCGCCGATGTCATTCGCGTGGCGAGCGAGCGCCGGGATGAGATCCAGGCCGCGCACGCCCGCATCCGTGCCGGAGAGGAACGCCCCGCGATCGTGTCGGCACTGGACGACCCGATGCTCTCGCCCGCCCTCGATCATCTGCCCTTCATGTGGGGCGGCGCTGACGTGAGCGTAACCATCGAGCAACAATTTCCGCTGTCGGGCATCCGGCGGCACCGTCGCGCCGCCGCCCTGGCCGACGTCGATCGGCTGCGGGCCGACGCAAATCGCGCAGTCCTGGACGTCAGCGTTCAAGCCGCCAACGCGTTCCTGATGTTGCAGGAGCGCCGCCGCACGACGGCACTGGTCGATGAACAAATCGCATTCGCTCGCGACATCGTCTCGGCGGCCAACGCGCGGTACTCGGGCGGCACGGCATCCCAGGCCGACGTCCTGCGCGCCGAAGTCGAGGTGGCACGGCTGGAGGCCGCCGCCAAGGGGCTCGCCGGAGAAGTGCGGAGCGCGGAAGCGATGCTCAATGCCAGCCTGGCCCTGGACACGGACCTGCCGGTGCCGGAACTCGTTCCGCTCGCCTTCGCCAACCCGATTCCGGCCTGGCCGACGATCAAGGCCGCACTCACGGCGCGACCGGAACTGGTGGCCGGCCGCGCCGAGGTGGCCCGCGCCGAGGCTGACGTGCTGGTGATGCGTGACATGTCTCGGCCGATGGCGACCATCCGCACGGGGCCGGCGTACACGATGGCCGAGGGCCGCGGCTGGATGGCCATGGTGGGCGTCACCCTGCCCATCTGGCGAGGGAAGTTGCACGCCGGTGTCGCCGAGGCCCAGGCCATGCGCCTCATGTCCGAGGCGGACCTGCTGGCCATGACCCGGATGATCGAAGGCGACGCGGCGGTCGCCGTCAACCTGCTCCAGGCCTCGCGCGATCGCCAGACCGCGCTCACCCGCGACGTGCTGCCCCGCGCGCGGATGGTGATCGAACCCGCCGTCGCCGGTTACGCCTCGGGGCAGTTGCCGCTCGTCAGCGTGATCGAAGCCGTCCAGGCACTCTGGCTGGTCCAGTCTGACCTGATCACCGCCGACACCACTCTCGGTCTCGCGTGGGCGCGCCTCGGACGCGCCATTGGATCGTACGAGGCGATCATCCCATGA
- a CDS encoding type II toxin-antitoxin system RelE/ParE family toxin, with the protein MTRAKPVWPRELAHRDVDEVLAHYVREGVPQAALGFIDALEHAYAHIGRYPATGSSRYAHELNLPGLRFWPLAHHPHLVFYVERDDHIDVWRVLHGQRDLPAWMHDS; encoded by the coding sequence GTGACACGCGCCAAGCCGGTCTGGCCGCGTGAGTTGGCCCACCGGGATGTCGACGAGGTGCTCGCGCACTACGTGCGCGAGGGCGTGCCGCAGGCGGCGCTGGGCTTCATCGACGCGTTGGAGCACGCCTACGCGCACATCGGACGCTACCCGGCAACCGGCTCTTCCCGCTACGCCCACGAGTTGAACCTCCCTGGCCTGCGATTCTGGCCGCTGGCGCACCACCCCCATCTGGTCTTCTACGTTGAGCGTGACGATCACATCGACGTGTGGCGTGTCTTGCACGGGCAGCGCGACCTCCCGGCGTGGATGCACGACAGCTAA
- a CDS encoding type II toxin-antitoxin system ParD family antitoxin, which translates to MSTMNISLPESLKDFVDEQVTRGGYGTSSEYVRELIRRDSDRLRLRGLLLDGATSAAAAPAGPSYFAGLRKRVRPRARR; encoded by the coding sequence GTGAGCACCATGAATATCTCCCTGCCCGAGTCGCTCAAGGACTTCGTCGATGAGCAGGTCACCCGCGGCGGCTACGGCACCAGCAGCGAGTACGTCCGCGAGCTGATCCGCAGGGATTCGGATCGCCTGCGCCTGCGTGGCCTGCTGCTGGATGGAGCCACGTCCGCTGCTGCGGCACCCGCTGGCCCCAGCTATTTCGCCGGCCTGCGCAAACGCGTCCGGCCGCGCGCGCGGCGGTGA
- a CDS encoding type II toxin-antitoxin system PemK/MazF family toxin has translation MRRGDLYRVARPGGADPKAFRVFAVVGRQAVIDSRFSTVVCAPVYSARHGLSSQVAIGVDEGLKHDSALHCDELVSLPKARLTAFVGRLSAAKIRALDLALVAALDIDPDALIA, from the coding sequence GTGAGGCGGGGCGACCTGTATCGGGTCGCGCGGCCAGGTGGCGCCGATCCCAAGGCCTTCCGGGTGTTCGCGGTCGTCGGCCGGCAGGCGGTGATCGACTCGCGGTTTTCAACCGTCGTGTGCGCGCCGGTGTATTCGGCTCGACACGGGCTGAGCAGCCAGGTCGCGATTGGTGTGGACGAAGGTTTGAAACACGACAGCGCGCTTCACTGCGACGAACTGGTCAGCCTGCCCAAGGCGCGCCTGACCGCCTTTGTCGGACGGCTCTCAGCCGCCAAGATCCGCGCGCTTGATCTGGCGTTGGTCGCCGCGCTCGACATCGACCCCGACGCGCTGATCGCCTGA
- a CDS encoding DUF305 domain-containing protein, which translates to MQTSYWRFAAMIATSTLVMFGLMYIHTYTWDHASFSETRAWMALLMGAAMAIIMLGYMLNMYKNRTVNLAIFVGAILTFGLTTWLVRSQVTVSGTDYMEAMIPHHSIAILTSERSGIEDPRVRKLADEIIAAQRKEIAEMKYLIRALAHEPVPPARRPAPPPAEMAAREAARTANLATTDLESVTDAELQGMLGAGPVCRFAYAAGAAAVAAATAPGAGAGRGVIKLHGRLVPMNVQYETSAGEGFELSSDDVTVVASPYERSSGDDAREANAWLRVGDDLEVGYGGFYECTQSR; encoded by the coding sequence ATGCAGACGAGCTACTGGCGGTTTGCCGCCATGATCGCCACCTCAACGCTGGTGATGTTCGGACTGATGTACATCCATACCTACACTTGGGACCACGCGTCGTTCAGCGAGACCCGGGCGTGGATGGCGCTGCTGATGGGCGCCGCCATGGCGATCATCATGCTCGGCTACATGTTGAACATGTACAAGAACCGAACCGTGAACCTCGCGATCTTCGTCGGCGCGATCCTGACCTTCGGCCTGACCACGTGGCTGGTGCGGTCGCAGGTGACCGTGAGCGGCACCGACTACATGGAGGCGATGATCCCTCATCACTCGATCGCGATTCTCACCAGTGAGCGGTCAGGCATCGAGGATCCGCGCGTGCGCAAGCTCGCGGACGAAATCATCGCGGCCCAGCGCAAGGAAATCGCCGAGATGAAGTACCTGATTCGCGCCTTGGCGCACGAGCCGGTGCCGCCCGCTCGCAGGCCGGCGCCGCCGCCCGCGGAGATGGCGGCTCGCGAGGCGGCCCGGACTGCCAATCTCGCCACGACCGATCTCGAGTCGGTGACCGACGCGGAGCTTCAGGGGATGCTTGGGGCCGGTCCGGTCTGCCGGTTCGCCTACGCGGCAGGCGCGGCGGCCGTGGCCGCGGCGACGGCGCCAGGCGCCGGCGCCGGGCGCGGGGTGATCAAGCTGCACGGGCGCCTGGTCCCGATGAACGTTCAATACGAGACGTCGGCCGGCGAAGGTTTCGAGTTGTCCAGTGATGACGTCACGGTCGTCGCCTCTCCTTATGAGCGGTCCTCCGGCGATGACGCGCGTGAGGCCAACGCCTGGCTGCGGGTTGGCGACGACCTGGAGGTCGGGTACGGCGGCTTCTACGAGTGCACACAGTCGCGGTAA
- a CDS encoding type II glyceraldehyde-3-phosphate dehydrogenase, with the protein MSEANKVRVAVNGYGVIGKRVAAAVACQEDMTLAGVSDVVTDWRARMAIRHHFRLFGATGEHANAMRAVGLGVAGTLDDLLGHADIVVDCTPKHVAAKNIDGYRRRRLKFIVQGGEKHEVTGHSFVAESNYVSAIDRDATRVVSCNTTSIVRTLTALKRAGLLRRARGTLLRRATDPWESHDSGIMNTLVPEPEIPSHQGPDAQSVDPDLDVLTMAVKVPETIGHLHYWSVQMTRSASQDEVLDAFRTSSRIALINISNGLPALNSVKEFMADRGRPLADLYEVALWADMLRVQGDELFYAYMVDNQAIVIPETIDAIRALTGREKDPSKSMARTNAALGIDALLG; encoded by the coding sequence ATGTCTGAGGCGAACAAGGTCAGGGTGGCCGTGAACGGCTACGGCGTGATCGGCAAGCGGGTGGCGGCAGCCGTGGCGTGCCAGGAGGACATGACGCTGGCTGGCGTGTCAGATGTCGTGACGGACTGGCGGGCTCGGATGGCGATTCGACATCACTTTCGTCTGTTTGGTGCCACGGGCGAACACGCCAACGCCATGCGTGCGGTCGGGTTGGGAGTTGCCGGTACGTTGGACGACCTGTTGGGCCATGCTGACATCGTCGTGGACTGCACCCCCAAGCACGTTGCCGCAAAGAACATCGATGGTTATCGCCGGCGCCGATTGAAGTTCATCGTGCAGGGCGGCGAGAAACACGAAGTGACCGGCCATTCCTTTGTGGCCGAGTCCAACTACGTCAGTGCCATCGATCGCGATGCGACTCGCGTGGTGTCGTGCAACACCACCTCGATCGTCCGAACACTGACCGCACTCAAGCGCGCCGGGTTGCTTCGGCGTGCCAGAGGGACTCTGCTCAGACGCGCGACTGATCCCTGGGAGAGCCACGACAGCGGGATCATGAACACGCTGGTGCCAGAGCCTGAGATCCCGAGCCACCAGGGTCCCGATGCACAGAGCGTCGATCCGGATCTCGACGTGCTGACCATGGCAGTGAAAGTGCCGGAGACGATCGGGCATCTCCATTATTGGTCGGTGCAAATGACGCGCAGTGCCAGCCAAGACGAGGTGCTCGACGCGTTTCGCACCTCATCTCGAATCGCGCTGATCAACATCAGCAACGGCCTGCCGGCCCTCAACTCGGTGAAGGAGTTCATGGCCGATCGCGGACGGCCCCTCGCTGACCTGTACGAAGTGGCTCTCTGGGCCGACATGTTGCGGGTCCAGGGCGACGAACTGTTTTACGCGTATATGGTCGACAATCAGGCCATCGTCATCCCTGAGACGATCGACGCCATTCGAGCGTTGACGGGACGTGAGAAGGATCCGAGCAAGTCGATGGCCCGCACCAATGCCGCGCTCGGCATTGACGCCCTGTTGGGCTGA
- a CDS encoding nuclear transport factor 2 family protein — MKSLLAVATLLLVLPWGAAAQGSTGDAASVEAWLKGYDAAFMAKDLDRLAAFYHPDVTIYEGTGINHGWADYRDRHLGPELKAFENLAFGHTETKVTLMPGGESAYATSRYTIKAKMGERMLDSEGLETLILVKTPEGWKIRHSHTSSRARRPAQ; from the coding sequence ATGAAGAGCCTGCTTGCCGTCGCTACGCTGCTGCTCGTGCTGCCGTGGGGTGCAGCCGCTCAAGGTAGTACGGGCGATGCCGCCAGCGTTGAAGCCTGGCTGAAAGGCTACGACGCCGCGTTCATGGCGAAGGATCTCGACCGGCTCGCGGCCTTCTATCATCCCGACGTGACGATCTACGAAGGCACTGGCATCAACCACGGCTGGGCCGATTACCGCGATCGCCACCTGGGTCCCGAGCTGAAGGCCTTCGAGAACCTGGCGTTCGGCCACACCGAGACCAAGGTCACGCTGATGCCCGGCGGCGAGTCAGCCTATGCGACGTCGCGCTACACCATCAAGGCCAAGATGGGCGAGCGGATGCTCGACTCTGAGGGGCTCGAAACGCTGATCCTGGTGAAGACCCCGGAGGGCTGGAAGATCCGGCATTCGCACACCTCGAGCCGCGCGCGCCGGCCCGCGCAGTAG
- a CDS encoding response regulator transcription factor: MRVLVIEDDPKVAAAVKAGLQGEGYEAVVSATGEDGYFRATTEPFDAILLDLGLPGRGGLEVLASLRGQGLKVPVLVLTARDTVDDRVKGLDAGADDYLVKPFAFAELVARVRAMLRRGRPEETLRLRLADLQLDPITRSATRGDLPIELTTREFELLDYLLRHQGHIVSREMLARDVWKQPDRGTPLDNVIDVHITRLRKKVDQGAGERLIHTIRGVGFLMKNGAL; encoded by the coding sequence ATGCGGGTGCTGGTGATCGAGGACGACCCGAAAGTGGCCGCCGCCGTGAAGGCCGGCCTGCAAGGCGAGGGCTACGAAGCCGTGGTCTCCGCGACCGGCGAGGACGGCTACTTCCGGGCGACGACCGAGCCGTTCGATGCCATCCTCCTCGACCTCGGACTACCGGGCCGCGGTGGGCTGGAAGTCCTGGCGAGCCTTCGCGGGCAGGGCTTGAAGGTTCCGGTGCTGGTGCTGACCGCCCGCGATACCGTGGACGACCGCGTCAAGGGTCTCGACGCCGGAGCCGACGACTACCTGGTCAAGCCCTTTGCCTTCGCCGAATTGGTGGCCCGTGTGCGGGCGATGCTGCGCCGCGGGCGACCCGAAGAGACCCTGCGGCTGCGGCTGGCCGACCTCCAACTGGATCCGATCACCCGGTCCGCCACCCGCGGCGACCTGCCGATCGAGCTGACCACGCGGGAGTTCGAGCTGCTCGATTACCTGCTCCGGCACCAGGGACACATCGTCTCGCGCGAGATGCTGGCCCGCGACGTCTGGAAGCAGCCCGATCGCGGCACGCCGCTCGACAACGTGATCGATGTCCACATCACCCGCCTGCGCAAGAAGGTGGATCAAGGCGCCGGGGAACGGCTGATCCACACGATCCGGGGTGTCGGGTTCCTGATGAAGAACGGGGCGCTGTGA
- a CDS encoding ATP-binding protein, with protein MTALGLRTRLTIWFAASILLILAPFLIWILALQWQSMRAALDHHLAEDLEVVLEMLAVRDGAIRWRTEVEHDLGYDAGERRWVEVYGPDGTVRYLRGLPDRAGLRDALPRPVAEPPGYRTIRTPAGASVRTLVADRTVGTEVVRVRVARAEDKLRADLWWLGLVFGLAAPLAVLAAAVSGYFISGKALAPLGRMADRARAIGADQLSERLPVENPNDELGQLAAVFNETFARLEQSFARLRQFTADASHELRTPLTAIRSVGEVGLREARDVTDYQEIVGSMLEESDRLSHVVETLLTLSRWESGRVHPRADAVDLGDMVRDVAAQLGVLAEDRDIAIEVAIDRPLRAVTDEVMARQAFCNVLDNAIKYTREGGRIRIGCASPAGEHQVVVDDEGPGIPEDQRQRVLERFYRIEGGHSRRLGGAGLGLAIVHWAMTANGGRVAIGDNDAGGARVVLAWPASPS; from the coding sequence GTGACGGCGCTCGGCCTGCGGACGCGGCTCACGATCTGGTTTGCCGCGTCCATCCTGCTCATCCTGGCGCCGTTCCTGATCTGGATCCTGGCGTTGCAGTGGCAGTCGATGCGCGCGGCCCTCGATCACCATCTCGCGGAAGACCTGGAGGTCGTGCTCGAGATGCTCGCCGTCCGCGATGGCGCCATCAGGTGGCGCACCGAGGTCGAACACGACCTGGGCTACGATGCCGGCGAGCGGCGCTGGGTGGAGGTGTACGGGCCAGACGGGACCGTGCGCTACCTGCGCGGGCTGCCCGATCGCGCCGGCCTCCGCGACGCGCTTCCCCGGCCCGTGGCCGAGCCCCCCGGCTACCGGACGATACGCACACCGGCCGGGGCCTCCGTCCGGACGCTGGTCGCCGACCGGACGGTCGGGACCGAGGTCGTGCGGGTGCGCGTCGCGCGTGCCGAAGACAAGCTCAGGGCCGATCTCTGGTGGCTCGGACTCGTGTTTGGCCTGGCCGCGCCACTCGCCGTGCTGGCAGCTGCCGTCTCGGGGTACTTCATTTCGGGCAAGGCGCTCGCCCCCCTGGGGCGCATGGCCGACCGCGCGCGCGCCATCGGCGCCGACCAGCTTTCCGAGCGTCTCCCGGTCGAGAACCCGAACGACGAACTGGGCCAGCTCGCCGCGGTGTTCAACGAGACGTTTGCGCGGCTCGAGCAGTCGTTCGCGCGGTTGCGGCAGTTCACCGCCGACGCCTCGCACGAACTGCGGACGCCGCTTACCGCCATCCGCAGCGTCGGCGAGGTGGGGCTGCGCGAAGCCAGGGACGTGACCGACTATCAGGAGATCGTCGGCAGCATGCTCGAAGAGTCCGACCGCCTGTCGCACGTCGTCGAGACGCTGCTGACCCTGTCCCGGTGGGAAAGTGGGCGAGTCCATCCGCGGGCGGACGCCGTGGACCTCGGTGACATGGTCCGCGACGTGGCGGCGCAGCTGGGGGTGCTGGCCGAGGACCGCGACATTGCAATCGAGGTCGCCATCGACCGGCCGCTCAGAGCGGTCACTGACGAGGTCATGGCGCGCCAGGCGTTCTGCAACGTCCTCGACAACGCGATCAAGTACACCCGCGAAGGCGGCCGGATCCGGATCGGGTGTGCGAGTCCGGCCGGCGAGCACCAGGTCGTTGTGGACGATGAAGGGCCGGGCATTCCGGAAGACCAGCGCCAGCGCGTGCTGGAACGGTTCTACCGGATCGAGGGGGGGCACTCGCGCCGCCTCGGTGGTGCGGGCCTGGGGCTGGCGATCGTGCACTGGGCGATGACCGCCAACGGGGGCCGCGTCGCGATCGGCGACAACGACGCCGGCGGGGCCCGGGTCGTGCTGGCCTGGCCGGCATCGCCATCCTGA
- a CDS encoding DmsE family decaheme c-type cytochrome, whose amino-acid sequence MSQHRWGWLVGAAAAFVASLAWSVASAKPPKPLDWAALNPAFAGATFVNDTATCATCHGDYLEAYGKTKHAKAFAAKSPDGVGECESCHGPRSKHIENPTAELAIVEARSQSLVCAQCHEGGSRMGFKAGAHLNADVSCQSCHTVMTPVSERALLKTATASDTCYTCHAEVRADLNKMSRHPVREGRMDCASCHNVHGSTPSLLTKATVNDTCFVCHTEKRGPYVWEHAPVRESCATCHTPHGSNNRNLLNAKDSFLCLSCHSYGGHINLPRYNRTSNPYGSGCVNCHTSVHGSNHPSGAKLTR is encoded by the coding sequence ATGTCACAACATCGTTGGGGATGGCTGGTCGGCGCCGCCGCCGCATTCGTGGCGTCGCTCGCCTGGAGCGTCGCCTCCGCGAAACCACCCAAGCCGCTCGACTGGGCGGCGCTGAACCCGGCGTTCGCCGGCGCCACCTTCGTGAACGACACGGCGACCTGTGCCACGTGTCATGGCGACTACCTCGAGGCCTACGGCAAGACCAAGCACGCCAAGGCCTTTGCCGCGAAGTCGCCCGATGGCGTGGGAGAATGTGAAAGCTGCCACGGTCCGCGCAGCAAGCACATCGAGAATCCGACCGCCGAGCTGGCGATCGTCGAGGCCCGGTCGCAGTCGCTGGTCTGCGCCCAGTGCCACGAGGGCGGCTCGCGCATGGGATTCAAGGCCGGCGCGCATCTCAACGCCGACGTGAGCTGCCAGTCGTGCCACACGGTGATGACGCCGGTGAGCGAGCGGGCATTGCTGAAGACGGCCACCGCGTCCGACACCTGCTACACCTGCCACGCCGAGGTGCGCGCCGACCTCAACAAGATGTCGCGCCACCCGGTGCGCGAAGGCCGCATGGACTGCGCCAGTTGTCACAACGTGCACGGCTCGACTCCGAGCCTGCTGACCAAGGCCACGGTCAACGACACCTGCTTTGTGTGTCACACCGAGAAGCGAGGCCCGTACGTGTGGGAGCACGCGCCGGTGCGCGAGAGCTGCGCGACCTGCCACACGCCGCACGGCTCGAACAACCGCAACCTGCTCAACGCCAAGGACTCGTTCCTGTGCCTCAGTTGCCATTCCTATGGTGGCCACATCAACCTGCCGCGTTACAACCGCACCAGCAATCCCTATGGCAGCGGCTGTGTGAACTGCCATACCAGCGTGCACGGGTCGAATCACCCGTCGGGCGCCAAGTTGACACGGTAG